A window from Populus trichocarpa isolate Nisqually-1 chromosome 3, P.trichocarpa_v4.1, whole genome shotgun sequence encodes these proteins:
- the LOC18097139 gene encoding AP2-like ethylene-responsive transcription factor At1g16060, producing MGKTSKQSLKNSANTSINPATKVKRTRKSVPRDSPPQRSSIYRGVTRHRWTGRYEAHLWDKNCWNESQNKKGRQVYLGAYDDEEAAGHAYDLAALKYWGQDTILNFPLSTYEEEFKEMEGHSKEEYIGSLRRKSSGFSRGVSKYRGVARHHHNGRWEARIGRVFGNKYLYLGTYATQEEAATAYDMAAIEYRGLNAVTNFDLSRYVKWLRPNNQNNINNPQQNPNGDANIPIQNLDQKLELDFISHQQSSKVNDTEVAPTRPCGAGGSASSALGLLLQSSKFKEMLERTSASDCPLTPPESDRDPPRRSFPDDIQTYFDCQDSSSYTDGDDIIFGDLHSFASPIFHCELDG from the exons ATGGGAAAAACATCAAAGCAAAGCCTAAAGAACTCTGCAAACACTAGCATTAATCCCGCAACCAAGGTGAAGCGGACTAGAAAGAGTGTTCCTCGAGACTCTCCTCCTCAACGCAGCTCCATCTATAGAGGCGTTACAAG GCATCGATGGACCGGACGTTATGAGGCTCATTTGTGGGATAAGAACTGCTGGAATGAGTCACAGAACAAGAAAGGAAGACAAG TGTATTTAG GGGCCTACGATGACGAAGAAGCGGCTGGGCATGCCTATGACTTGGCAGCATTAAAGTACTGGGGACAGGATACTATCCTCAATTTTCCT CTGTCAACTTACGAAGAAGAATTCAAAGAGATGGAGGGTCATTCGAAAGAAGAATATATTGGATCACTGAGGAg AAAAAGTAGTGGGTTTTCACGCGGTGTGTCCAAATATAGAGGTGTAGCCAG ACACCATCATAATGGAAGATGGGAAGCTCGAATTGGCAGAGTTTTCGGCAACAAGTACCTCTACCTTGGAACATATG CCACTCAAGAAGAAGCAGCAACAGCATATGACATGGCAGCTATAGAGTACCGTGGACTTAATGCTGTGACAAACTTTGACCTAAGCCGCTACGTCAAATGGCTACGTCCcaataaccaaaataatattaataatccTCAACAAAACCCTAATGGTGATGCTAATATTCCTATACAAAACCTTGATCAAAAGCTTGAATTGGATTTCATATCACATCAACAAAGTTCGAAAGTTAATGACACAGAAGTGGCTCCAACACGGCCTTGTGGTGCTGGTGGCTCGGCGTCATCTGCATTAGGGCTTCTGTTGCAGTCCTCAAAGTTCAAGGAAATGTTGGAGAGAACATCAGCTTCTGATTGCCCTTTGACACCACCCGAATCCGACCGCGATCCGCCTCGTAGGAGCTTCCCAGATGACATCCAAACTTACTTCGATTGCCAAGACTCCAGTAGCTACACTGATGGTGATGACATTATTTTTGGAGACCTACATTCATTTGCTTCACCGATTTTTCATTGCGAATTGGATGGGTAG